DNA from Solanum stenotomum isolate F172 chromosome 3, ASM1918654v1, whole genome shotgun sequence:
CCATCCCCTTTCCCTTCCAATTCCAACGACTAACATCACAGCAACAGTCCAAACGCGTCGGCACGCACAACAGCAAGCAGAAAGCATGTGTTTTCGTACTTGGGGCTGCGAGATTGAGACACGTTGCGCCCCAAGGACGATGGAATTGATCCCAACCGTCATATCCCATTTCCTCTTCTGGAATGAGTCGAATTTCAGAGGAAAAAGATGTTTATCCCAAATGGTGAAAGAAATTTATGGTGTTTGAATTTCGAATGCACCCGTTTCCCCCCAGATTTCGAACCCTAAATTCCCTCTATATAAAGCTCTCTTCTCCTCATTTTTAAGGGCAGCCGCAACTCACATATAGAAGAAATAACTTACAAAGGGTTCAACATGAAATAGGGATAGAGGATACACGCGAAATACATTTGAATAGAGAAGAGGCTGGCGCTATTTTTGGGTTCGTTCCTCTGCTCATTCGTAggagttcttgaagtttcgtGTTGTGTGGTGGAGTAGTGCGATTCAGCTCGTCACTGTTCCAGTTCGTTGCCCAGAAAAGGTAACAACCTTGTCTCTATCTTGTTTTCGTTTCATTTCTTTCCTCTCGACTTTATGTTCCTTGAAGGTTCATGTCACTTAGACTATGCTTGAATATGGGCTGAATGATGATAGTCCTCCCTTTAATTGCTAGATATATTCATGTTATCAGGTTCggatttaatttaatgtattgTTTTCTATGAGGAGTATATTGAATACTCATCATATTctctgtttttgttttgttttctttttgaaaatatggGTTGTTCAACTTGTTTTCTTTATGTATCACCCTTCCTTTCTCTACAAACTTGATTATAGTTTCTAATGATATTTGAGTGGTCAGTTATGTTGGTCCCATTACTGATTTTATTTGCATAAGAGTGTGATTAGTGCTAGTTTTAAGTAATCATGTTGCTCTACATGTTAACAACTGATTCTGTTGCCTATCATTGCCTACACTCTATCTTCTTGTTCGAttattgcaaatatgatttgGGAGGTGTGATTATAGCTTTGATAAGGTGTGGTGTTTTATATTAAGGTTTCATGTTAGCTCTTAATATCCTGTTTTTGCTCTTTCttttgaaactaaaattgaCCTTTTGTGTTTAGTATAGCTATGTGATTTTCCTTAATGCAATCCAGTTATTTTGAGcgatttttgttttcaaaattcTCTGTCCAGCTGCTCCATTTCATATAATGCGAATGAGTTTGAAAAAGTTTGATTAAAGTGTTCTTAGCatgattttttcagattttgtgggtttggtcattgcattcttTGAAAGGGCTTAAAGTCAGTAATAAGGTTGTCCACAACATTAGTATTTTGGGTTATATTTTAGGATTGTATCTTTGGTTTGAATTTAAACCGAGGCCGCTCTCTCTGTCTTGCTATATTTGTTCGGTTTTGGCATCTCAAAGTGGTGTTGACATCCATGGTCATTCTTTTGGCCTagaattttagttttaagttaatGATGTGAGTTTAATTCGGTTTGAAATGGTTGTTTAATTCGGTTAAAACGGTTGTTTAGCTTTAGTGTTTTACCTCGTTTTTGTGCTATTGTTCAACAATGTCATCCTTCAAggatattcttttcttttttgcctATCCGTATTTACAATTGCTTTATATTTCATCATCATGTGTTCCTCCTGTTAGCTTagcctcttttctttttttcttttttctttttttaataataataataataataataataataataataggatTTCTGGAAGCATATAGTGTGCATTGACCAATGCTTATTATCTATTTATTGCTTATAGCCCATCGTGTCACCACTTCCTCTATTATGTTACTTCATACTttgatttaatattataattcaattacatgttttatttctatttaaatGTTGTATGCTGCCAGGTATTTCATtctaattttatcttcttttctcGCATGTGAAAACTCCTCCAAATCCTCATGGATTACATGTCTTTTCCTCGCATTTTCCTATTGGGCCTTTATGGCCCAATACTCTTGTTCATCGAGTCAGCCAGCAAGAAACTAAAATACAGGTTGAAGATGGATGAGCATgctgaaaattaaattttcaagcTCCGAAAAGGTCAAAAACAGGCTGATATACCTGCTGTATACACCGATATACGGTCAGAAAATATCATATACAGGGCAAAAACGTGAAAAAATGAAGGTGGAAAATGTAAAAATACCGAGTTAAGACAAAATTACAAGTTCGGGAGTTCAAGAATTGGCGGTATACATGGTGTATACGTCGAATATACACTTGGTGTATATCATGATCAATGAAGATGGAAAAGGGGACCAAAAGCccaaagttattattattattatttttgcaaattTAGGAATTTGGGCCAAAAGCCCAGATTCGATATGTCTTCCCTTTGCtcctatttattttgttgtatttgactaacgttTTGAATATcctatggtttaatttaattaaattcccgaGAAtagtcatttcattttttttctttaaattaaggtatatatatattttattacttagttcttattttaaaattagtctCGTCAACACTCAATTTATTTCCCTTTGGGAAAATCCCCCTTTGCCCTATTCCcttaagataataataataataataataataataataataataataataatgaataaataaataaaaagcaaaCTTCTTTTACTtagtattttctcaaaattagtcaaagtcgtCTTTAGTCAAATtgccggtcaaccgcaagttagcggacattCCGAGGGCTTAACCCCTTCTAGGAATGTACACttgaactcgaaccctttttcaattgattttatctgtttaaatcttttgaaaaccttaaagtttttcttgatttttattaaaaaattaagtggcggctctattcttttgaaaatttgatttctcttaaacgataagtttaatcgatttttcgaaaactcagttatttttcttttataaatacgtttaaataaaacaaaaattaagatGTGCATTAAAATTGAAAGATGTTAATCTGAATAATAAGATGTTGCATTAAGATCTTAATATGAAATAGTTAAGACTGTGTATTTCTCAACATCTGAATGCATAAAAATTgtctttgtttaaaaaataataaatagacaattcaaataaaatactaaattgaTTTGATACTATAtcaataaaacattttaaattttttatatggttGGCGGTGGTGATGACTAACTATGACTATTGTATGTCGATTTAGGATGGTGTTGTTGACTGATGATGGTGGTTATGAATAATATCTTATCGTATAGTGGTTGACAATAGTGATTAACTGTGGTTGTTGTTGGTGTGAACAAATAATTAGTAGTGGAATGATATTAATAACTAATGATGATGGTTAGCAATATAAAATGTTGACTAATGATGATAATTATTTGTATTGATTAGTTGGAATGATCGCTAATGATGACGACAATTGATTTAATCGGCGGTAATGGTGGTTGTGTCTACATGACTACAATACTGAGAATGGTTGTGTCTACATGACTACAATACTGAGAATTTATATGATTAGTTCCTGTATCTATATTTTAAGCCATTATATGGGagattcttcttttttctactGGTTATATAGTGaaggaaagataaaaatatttttcttgcatAGAAGCTCAATCGTGAAACCACTGCTTCATACTTAGATTACATAAGTGCATAGAAATAAATTAACCAACTCTTGCATCCATCTTTTACTTTAACCAGCAAGTTCAGGGAACTCTGTTCTCACAGATATTGGGCTTCTTACTTTGTGCACCCCGTCAGTCCAAGTTAAGCTCCCGAAATAATAGCCTGTTGTGTATTTGTGACTGGTTGAAATGGTGAGAGTGAATGAGATTTTCTTGGTGCTGGAGTTGAATATCAAAGTTTCAGGCTTTACTTTTATGGTAATGCCCAGTGGAGGCTCAATGAAAGCCTTATATTTGGAGTTCACTGGTCCGACGTTGGTGACTGTTCTTTTAACAGTAACTGTTTTCCTGAGACTTGGTATTGTTAAAGAAGGGACATTGAAATCAACAAGGGAAGGCATTTTGTTTGCACAAGTAACAAATCCGTTAATGATTCTACCGATGGCACTTGTGTTATAGCCCATTGGGCACAAATAACTAAAAACATAGTCCGAGAATCCCATGTCATAGACTAGGCCAGGATCTTTTGCAGCATTTGCATTCACGAGTCCACCACCAAAATCAAACGGATCAGCAATCTTATCTGTATTTCCCTCTGCTATAATTGGTTCCCCTGAATGAGGGTCCGTTTGCCATGCTGCATGCACAAATATGGCAAGTTGATTTAGAAGCACCAAAAGATAAACAGAACATATGGCAAACTACATCTGCATGGAGTAAGGACCTGTTGTGACAAGTGCAGACTTGATAGCAGCTGGAGACCAATGTGGGTGCAGGGACTTGAGCAACGCAACAATGCCAGACACGTGAGGAGCTGCCATGGATGTTCCTGATTCAAATTCGTACGGAGTTTCTGAAGGAGGAACAGCAGCCAATATATTGACTCCTGGAGCTGCTATATCTGGCTGTAACATCAGAGATTAAGTTTAGAAATATGGTGCGATATTTAGAAGGTGCAAGTAGCACGTGATATCAATGATAAAATGAGATCAAGTCGCTTGGAATGGTTTGGTCTGGCCAAGTCGATTTCCAAATGCATTGGTCTGTTGGTGCAAAACCATGGTGAGTGAAGGTGTTAAGAAGCGGAAGACCTAAAATTACTTGGAAAAATGTTGTCTCGAAAGACCTACAATTTCTTGGAATTCACAAATACTTGgcaaaaaaagggtaaaatgtaGGAAAAAGATCTATATAGTTGAAAAATATGGAGATATAGTGAACTGCAACTTACTTAGCTTGGAATTGAGACATAGTTAATGTATTTGTTATAGAtgcaatattataaataatgaGTTCCTACATAGTGTGCTATTTAGTAATACCTAGAAATTTATACCTTAAGTATGGCGGGGGCAACAGAATTGGGACCTCGAGATGAGAAGGATGCAATATGTGTTGAAACAGGTTTTCCAATATGAGTTCTAGTAGGACTCAGCTTTACTTGTGGATTCCTgcattatattttaatgatgGTTTTAAGCACCAACAATGTGATTTAAGATTTCTCTGTACTTGGCAAAAAGAAAAGAATCGGATATCGAGTAATTGAGCTCCAATGTCGAAACTTACTCCAATACTTGGGAAGTCAGAAGCATAATAATCCAGGGTTCTGGTTGGATTCTTAGCAGCAATCAATCCCAAGCCTCCAACCACCTGGACAACTTGTAGAGCTGTTCCTAAATCGTTCTCGTCTCCTTTAACCAGGAAGCAAAGCACCACTTTTCCAGCCGCCCATGTATCATTTGTATTTAAGGTGTCGCAATAGCTtcaaaatccataaattcatgCTATTTAAGTTCGGGTTAAAAACAATAATCCCCTATGGAGACACAGAATTAGACCTTGTTATGGCATAAATAAGAaagatatatgttttttttttaagatgaaTTACAGTATCTCATCAGGTACATACTGATTATCTTCAAAATCAGAGCTCTCTTGATGTACAATGCTGATAAAACCAGTCTCCTTTCCGGTATACAGGGATTGACCCTACAGATACAATTTAATTACAATTCCTTCTAGGTCTTTTCCTTCTGAAGTATATAATTTCTTCGTTAAAGAAAGAGAACTTACAGTGAAAGTCCGGTTGTTGCCTAATGTAATGAGTGTGGGAAAGGACCTGTCAATACTAGAAGCTGCCACAGTTATTATCCATGGTGATGTATCGTCTACTGTTTGGGGAATTGGTCCATCGTTTCCCCCCGAACAAACGACTGTGATTCCATTCATGACAGCATGGAAAGATGGAAAACCAATACTATGCATATCAACAGCAGCGAACTGAGGTGTGTTTGTGCCAAGAGATAGTGATAAAATATCAACTCCATCATGAATTGCTTCATCAATACCCTTAATTACATCAGCAAAGTCACATCCTCCTCTAGGCCAGTCCCAACACACCTTGTACATAGCAAGACGAGCCTTGGGTGCACCACCCCTAACTGTGCGATAAGCAAGTCCATGGTAACTTGCATTTGGTGAAAAGGAGCCACCTGCGGTGCTTGATGTGTGTGTGCCATGTCCATTTCTATCCCTTGGTGACGCGAACTCTTTCGTAAGAAAACTAGGATCCTTGATTATTGGCCTTCCCAGCTCTGCTTCTAAACCTTTTATAAAGTATTTTGCTCCAATTAGTTTCCTGTTGCATGCCTTAGCAGGATCGAAATCTGTACTAGACTGACAGTGGCCCTTCCATTTTGAAGGAATTGGCCCAAGGCCTTTGTCATTGTATGCTTCACTTTCTGGCCATATTCCTGCATTTTGGGTATTTTAGAGatgtgaaaaaataatgacataatacataaatatgttatttaacttGGCCTCGACTCACATTTATGCACTCTAACTTTAGGTATACACAAGTAGACAGTTAAACTTGTacaaagttgaacaaatagacacatgcaTCCTACATGTACTATGTCACGtaggactcatgtgtctacttgcTCAACTTTCTAGTTTAAGCgactacttgtgcacactcaagaCTGTGCAACAATTATTCCTTCTACTTGGAATGAAAGAGGAAAACCTGTATCAAGGACACCGATGATGACGCTATCTCCCatgttggattgatgaaggagGTTTGTTGGAGGAGAAGATGTGGACAGGCCAAGGTAATCCCAACTTCTTGTTGTGTGTAACTTGTACAAGTGATTTGGAATCACATGGACCACATCAGGTAACTCTGCAACAAATTCAATGAGGGATAAGCTTAAGTTTTTATGTGCCAAATTTAACCTTTTCAAAGTAGAGTTTTTTACCCGCAATCTTTTTGGCTTGAGATTTTGTTAACTTGGCAGCGAAGCCAGAGAAACCATGTTTGTAACTGTAGATGATTGAATCTCTTGCAGCTTCTTCACTGCATCATCAGGAGAAAACATAAAGCTGTGGAGGAGAAGAGAGAAATCAATGTGTTGATTTTTCCTCAAGTTACGTTATACCTTCCGAGGACAGAAGTAAGTATTTGATGGTGAGCTGATGTTGTGAGTTGTGCATCATCATGTTGTCTTGTTCCCATGTAAACAATATGAACCTATATCGTATTTAACAATCATTTCTTTTACTATTAGCTTTACCTGAGACGAAAGAAATTACAGATTAACCAGTATTGATGTACTCACTTTGGATTCGCCATGTGCATAAATTCCTAAGTTGAAGAGAAGGAGCAGAGCAGTGAAAGCCAATTTATATGAAAGAAAGTGATTGATGTTCATTTTATAGCAGTTGTTTTGATGAACAGCTTTTGACACCCGTCTCCgctatttataataattccgtAGCTTCACCTGCTGTGTTTGGTTTGAGTATTTTCACATTTCATTATttaaagtgaacaagtaattttCTCATTAACTGTACTAACTTAATTAGTTTCTCTGATGAATTGCATAAAATTAGGAGGAATTTTTACAAACCACGACATTATAGCCACGAATAACCGACAATTTCAATATTTACATAATGTAGTGCTGGTTTTACTCATAAAATACATTAATGTAACTCACTCACTAAGAGGTTGTATTTGAGATACAGCCTCGGTTAAAACTGCTTAAATTGCTCGCCAGCCTCTTTCCTTCTCTCATCCCTTTTCCTCTATGTATTTGTGTttcacaattttaattttaaataccaTACATTGTCTTTGATATGTGTATATCAGAGACATATTTGTATAGTAACTTTTATTTCGAGTTTTAGACCTTATATTTGAATTAAGAAATTTATGAGTATTTAGTGGCAGACCAAATAACTATGATGGTCAAtgaatgaggaaaatgaaaataaaatcttttattttgtttatttctttaatacattttttttttaaaaaaaaagatgccTTTTTAAAGCACTTCCCATGGTCAATATGGGGTCATAGGGGGTCATTTGGTAGGATATAGGCTAGTTTCAAATATATACCataaagtaattagtttacAACAAATATAGTCATGtttaatttacataaaaaaatagtcaaaaatcaTAGGAAGTATACATTAACTATACAATATAGCTTGCCAAAGTCATAGAAAGTATACATTGACTATACAATATTGTTTGCCAAAAGtcatagaaaatatatattgacTATATAATATAGTTTACCTATATATGAGTTATACATTGACTATATACTATGATACACTTGAAAAACTGAACATAAGTTAACTATTTATGAAGTATACACTGACTATTCAATctcaatcaactcaaaatcatctcTACACTATCccaaaattttagatataaaattctTTTGATGTTTCaagttttttatatataatttgctaATTTGCTCCAAATAATTCATGTTTGCGCTACAtcgattttttaaaagaagtagAGAAGTCATGTTCACATAAACATATTCTTGTTCAATTATTTTACAGTTGTTCCAACAATTAATGTTCATAGATAGTCCAAATCTTCTTGGTTTTGCAGATCCCATATCACTGGAGAAGAACGATGAACGAAGAAGAACAAAGTAGAAGgtgaagaaggagaaagaatGGCTACTTTATTCTAATGAGTATCTTGTTTTTCCAattaggcgtttggccatgcgggaatcgtgagatggaattagcgtttggacatgcgatttcacgctttccatctcatgatttcatatttcatattctccaaaaatcatgatatgagaattccatatcatgattttgagatttttttaaatacaaaaattgacctacatatttatattttgtttaaacaATTCCgtatttatatctactaaccatttatttcatatgtaaataaaattaataatcatatcattactttttaaaatttattattttcaccaacataaaatttattattactttaaatttggcaaacataaatgataaaataggaattgatttggtgaatataaataagaatggaggagtaatacttttttggtttttcataat
Protein-coding regions in this window:
- the LOC125858528 gene encoding subtilisin-like protease SBT3.4; translated protein: MNINHFLSYKLAFTALLLLFNLGIYAHGESKVHIVYMGTRQHDDAQLTTSAHHQILTSVLGSEEAARDSIIYSYKHGFSGFAAKLTKSQAKKIAELPDVVHVIPNHLYKLHTTRSWDYLGLSTSSPPTNLLHQSNMGDSVIIGVLDTGIWPESEAYNDKGLGPIPSKWKGHCQSSTDFDPAKACNRKLIGAKYFIKGLEAELGRPIIKDPSFLTKEFASPRDRNGHGTHTSSTAGGSFSPNASYHGLAYRTVRGGAPKARLAMYKVCWDWPRGGCDFADVIKGIDEAIHDGVDILSLSLGTNTPQFAAVDMHSIGFPSFHAVMNGITVVCSGGNDGPIPQTVDDTSPWIITVAASSIDRSFPTLITLGNNRTFTGQSLYTGKETGFISIVHQESSDFEDNHYCDTLNTNDTWAAGKVVLCFLVKGDENDLGTALQVVQVVGGLGLIAAKNPTRTLDYYASDFPSIGVSFDIGAQLLDIRFFSRNPQVKLSPTRTHIGKPVSTHIASFSSRGPNSVAPAILKPDIAAPGVNILAAVPPSETPYEFESGTSMAAPHVSGIVALLKSLHPHWSPAAIKSALVTTAWQTDPHSGEPIIAEGNTDKIADPFDFGGGLVNANAAKDPGLVYDMGFSDYVFSYLCPMGYNTSAIGRIINGFVTCANKMPSLVDFNVPSLTIPSLRKTVTVKRTVTNVGPVNSKYKAFIEPPLGITIKVKPETLIFNSSTKKISFTLTISTSHKYTTGYYFGSLTWTDGVHKVRSPISVRTEFPELAG